One segment of Castanea sativa cultivar Marrone di Chiusa Pesio chromosome 3, ASM4071231v1 DNA contains the following:
- the LOC142626996 gene encoding putative pentatricopeptide repeat-containing protein At1g69350, mitochondrial: MFLFHFHHHARKTLPFLSTTLLISIPCHSKPMQILSLSTTPHAPCTHSHSHSNLLTLISNAHSLRQTKQAHASALLNALLPHSVSLCASLMLSYSTFGDPAASRFLFQQTFRHCRNAFLWNTLIRANSIAKVFDGFETYNRMVRTGVRPDDHTFPFVLKACSDYTEVRKGMEVHGVVFKLGFDLDVYVGNTLLMFYGNCGSLTDARKVFDEMPERDAVSWNTIIGVLSVNGCYGEARDLFKEMNLESGFGPNLVTVVSMLPVCAGLEDGIMVRRIHCYVVKIGLDIHVNIGNAMVDAYGKCGNVKATKQVFDEMVERNEVSWNAIITSLAFMNRNLDALERFGLMIDTGVKPNSVTISSMLPVLVELEHFKAGKEIHGFSIRMGIEDDVFIANSLIDMYAKSGRTTDASNVFYKTSEKNVVSWNAMVANFAQNRLELAAVQLVREMQAHGETPNSVTFTNVLPACARQGLLHPGKEIHARTIHMGSANDLFVSNALTDMYAKCGYLNLAQNVFNVSLRDEVSYNILIVGYSQTSDSSKSLSLFLEMRLTGMTHDIVSFVGVVSACANLAAIKQGREIHGLLVRKLFHTHLFIANSLLDFYTKCGQIDIASKVFDQIQIKDVASWNTMILGYGMLGELNTAINLFEAMREDGVEYDSVSYIAVLSACSHGGLIEIGKKYFEEMQARNIKPTHMHYACMVDLLGRAGLMEAAVELIKGLPIVPDANVWGALLGACRIHGNVELGCWAAEHLFKLKPQHCGYYILLSNMYAEAGRWDEANMVRDLMKSRGVKKNPGCSWVHIGDQVHAFLVGERIDGLDTDIWLAECS, encoded by the coding sequence ATGTTCTTGTTCCACTTCCACCACCATGCACGCAAAACTCTCCCTTTCCTCTCTACTACGCTCCTTATCTCAATCCCATGCCATTCCAAACCAAtgcaaattctctctctctctacaaccCCACACGCACCATGCACTCACTCTCACTCACACTCCAATCTCCTCACTCTCATCTCCAACGCCCACTCTCTTCGCCAAACCAAGCAAGCCCACGCCTCTGCACTTCTCAACGCTCTGCTCCCTCACAGTGTCTCTCTCTGCGCCTCCTTAATGCTCAGCTACTCCACCTTCGGAGACCCCGCTGCCTCTCGCTTTCTCTTCCAGCAAACCTTTCGCCATTGCCGCAATGCCTTCTTGTGGAACACCCTTATTCGTGCCAACTCCATTGCCAAAGTATTTGATGGGTTTGAGACTTATAATAGGATGGTTAGGACCGGTGTTCGACCCGATGATCATACTTTCCCTTTCGTTCTAAAGGCGTGTTCGGACTATACGGAGGTCCGGAAGGGAATGGAGGTTCATGGGGTTGTGTTTAAGCTGGGTTTTGACTTGGATGTCTATGTTGGGAATACCCTTTTGATGTTTTATGGTAATTGTGGGAGTTTGACTGATGCAAGGaaggtgtttgatgaaatgcctgAAAGGGATGCTGTTTCGTGGAATACTATAATTGGGGTGTTGTCGGTTAATGGGTGTTATGGTGAGGCGCGTGATCTTTTTAAAGAGATGAATTTGGAATCTGGGTTTGGGCCGAATTTGGTAACTGTTGTTAGTATGTTGCCGGTTTGTGCTGGTCTTGAAGATGGGATCATGGTGAGACGTATTCATTGTTATGTTGTGAAGATTGGTTTGGATATTCACGTGAATATTGGCAATGCGATGGTTGATGCATATGGGAAGTGTGGGAATGTGAAGGCTACAAAGCAAGTTTTTGATGAAATGGTTGAGAGGAATGAGGTTTCTTGGAATGCAATTATCACCAGTCTTGCTTTTATGAATCGTAATTTGGATGCCTTGGAGAGATTTGGTTTGATGATTGATACAGGGGTTAAACCAAACTCTGTTACTATTTCTAGTATGCTGCCGGTGTTGGTTGAGCTAGAACATTTTAAAGCAGGCAAGGAGATTCACGGGTTCAGTATAAGGATGGGTATCGAGGATGATGTTTTTATTGCAAACTCATTGATTGATATGTATGCAAAATCAGGCCGTACAACTGATGCATCCAATGTGTTTTATAAAACAAGTGAAAAGAATGTTGTCTCTTGGAATGCCATGGTTGCTAATTTTGCTCAAAACAGGCTTGAGTTGGCTGCTGTACAACTAGTAAGAGAAATGCAAGCTCATGGTGAAACTCCCAACTCTGTCACCTTCACAAATGTTCTACCAGCTTGTGCACGGCAGGGTCTACTTCATCCTGGAAAAGAAATCCATGCAAGGACAATTCACATGGGATCTGCCAATGATTTATTTGTTTCTAATGCTCTGACAGACATGTATGCAAAATGTGGCTACCTAAATCTTGCCCAAAATGTCTTTAACGTCTCCCTTAGAGATGAAGTATCATACAATATACTAATTGTAGGATACTCTCAAACTAGTGATTCTTCAAAATCTTTGAGTTTGTTTCTGGAGATGAGGCTTACAGGTATGACGCATGATATTGTTTCTTTTGTGGGTGTTGTATCAGCTTGTGCAAATCTAGCTGCAATCAAGCAAGGCAGAGAGATCCATGGATTATTAGTGAGAAAGCTTTTTCACACTCATCTATTCATTGCAAACTCACTATTGGACTTCTATACCAAATGTGGACAAATTGATATCGCCAGTAAGGTCTTTGACCAGATCCAAATAAAGGATGTTGCCTCTTGGAATACTATGATTTTGGGCTATGGAATGTTAGGTGAATTGAACACTGCAATCAATCTTTTTGAGGCAATGAGGGAAGATGGTGTAGAATATGATTCAGTTTCATACATTGCAGTTTTATCAGCTTGTAGTCATGGAGGGCTCATTGAGATTGGGAAGAAGTATTTTGAGGAGATGCAGGCTCGGAATATTAAGCCTACGCACATGCACTATGCTTGTATGGTTGATCTTCTAGGCCGAGCTGGCCTAATGGAAGCAGCAGTGGAGCTTATTAAAGGTCTGCCTATTGTGCCAGATGCCAATGTCTGGGGAGCTTTGCTTGGGGCATGCCGAATTCATGGGAATGTAGAGTTGGGGTGTTGGGCAGCAGAGCATCTGTTCAAGTTGAAGCCCCAGCACTGTGGGTACTACATACTTCTTTCAAACATGTATGCAGAAGCAGGAAGATGGGATGAGGCAAACATGGTTAGGGACTTGATGAAGTCTAGGGGAGTGAAGAAGAATCCTGGTTGTAGTTGGGTACATATCGGTGACCAGGTGCACGCTTTTCTAGTTGGAGAGAGAATAGATGGATTGGATACAGATATTTGGCTTGCAGAATGCAGTTAA